The Cloacibacterium caeni region GTAAAAATTAGATTCAGCGATTGCGACCCAATTGGTCATCTTAATAATGTAAAATATTTGGAGTACATGCTCAACGCTAGAGAAGATCATGTAGAAGAATTTTACGGCTTTACTTACGAAGATTATTTCAGAAGAACAGGTTGTACTTGGGTAGCAGTTCAAAATGAAATTGCCTATTTGAAAGAAGTAAAAGCAAATACCAAAGTTATAATCAGCAGTAAAACCATCGAAATGTCTGACAGGGTTTCTAAAGTAGAAATTCTGATGAAAGACGAAAACGAAAAAGAAGTCTTTGCAGTACTTTGGATTACGGTTATTTATT contains the following coding sequences:
- a CDS encoding acyl-CoA thioesterase, with the protein product MEKEVSSVVKIRFSDCDPIGHLNNVKYLEYMLNAREDHVEEFYGFTYEDYFRRTGCTWVAVQNEIAYLKEVKANTKVIISSKTIEMSDRVSKVEILMKDENEKEVFAVLWITVIYFNMKTRKSEALPPETKELFSQYLVEIPHQEFKDRVQYFRILNKG